The following are encoded in a window of Deferrivibrio essentukiensis genomic DNA:
- the acnB gene encoding bifunctional aconitate hydratase 2/2-methylisocitrate dehydratase, translating into MLDNYLKHVEDRKKMNIPPLPLSPEMTEFVCNKLQSPEEGKGEFYLELLRDRVSPGVDPAAKVKADWLNKVAKGEVKSPVVSKKDAVFMLGTMLGGYNVQYLVEFLSDSELAEEAAKGLKNTILVYDAFDKVAELSKTNKYAKEVLESWANAEWFTSKEPLADEIKVVVYKVDGEINTDDFSPAKHAWSRPDIPLHALAMGETRFPGGNEKIAEFRKQGLKVAFVGDVVGTGSSRKSACNSVMWHIGDDIPFVPNKRRGGVILGGLIAPIFFNTTQDSGGLPIMCDVSKLNTGDIITIDTKKGEIRNEKGEVVSTFEIKPPTLRDEFRAGGRLNLIIGRALTGKARKFLGLPETDIFIKADNPKPKPNQGYTLAQKMVGKACGVEGVLPGTSCEPVMTTVGSQDTTGPMTADELKELACLKFQADLFMQSFCHTAAYPKPADVKMHKTLPQFVVEREGVALKPGDGVIHSWLNRLLLPDTVGTGGDSHTRFPIGISFPAGSGLVAFAGALGFMPLDMPESVLVKFKGELNPGITLRDVVNAIPYYAIQQGLLTVEKKGKKNVFNGRILEMEGLPNLTVEQAFELTDAAAERSAAAATIKLSEETVANYLRSNIALMKAMIEDGYQYADTLKRRIENCEKWLEKPELLSRDENAEYAAVIEIDLADIKEPILACPNDPDDVKLLSDVAGTKIDEMFIGSCMTNIGHFRAAGKIWEGSKEAPTKIWLTPPTKMDQAQLMSEGYYSIYSVIGARTEIPGCSLCMGNQARVRSKANVISTSTRNFDNRIGDGAQVFLGSAELAAIAALLGKLPTVDEYFKIFNEKVTPNKDEIYRYLEFDKMEKVVLKYA; encoded by the coding sequence ATGTTAGATAATTATTTAAAACATGTTGAAGACAGAAAAAAGATGAATATACCACCACTTCCTTTAAGTCCTGAGATGACAGAGTTTGTTTGTAACAAGCTTCAATCTCCTGAAGAAGGTAAGGGTGAGTTTTATCTTGAACTATTGAGAGATAGGGTTTCTCCGGGTGTTGATCCGGCTGCAAAGGTAAAAGCTGATTGGTTAAACAAGGTTGCTAAGGGTGAAGTTAAGTCCCCGGTGGTTTCGAAAAAAGACGCTGTTTTTATGCTCGGGACAATGCTTGGCGGTTATAATGTTCAGTATTTGGTAGAGTTTTTGAGCGATAGTGAGCTGGCTGAAGAAGCAGCAAAAGGGTTAAAAAATACTATTTTGGTTTACGATGCATTTGATAAAGTAGCTGAGCTTTCTAAGACAAACAAATATGCAAAAGAGGTTCTTGAATCTTGGGCAAATGCTGAGTGGTTTACATCAAAAGAACCTTTGGCAGATGAAATAAAGGTTGTAGTTTATAAAGTAGACGGTGAGATTAATACGGATGACTTTTCTCCGGCAAAGCATGCTTGGAGCAGACCTGATATCCCTCTTCATGCTCTTGCTATGGGAGAAACAAGATTTCCTGGTGGAAACGAAAAAATTGCAGAGTTTAGAAAGCAAGGGCTCAAAGTTGCTTTTGTGGGTGATGTTGTTGGGACAGGTTCATCAAGAAAATCTGCTTGCAACTCTGTAATGTGGCACATTGGCGATGATATTCCATTTGTGCCAAACAAGAGAAGAGGCGGGGTAATATTGGGTGGACTTATTGCTCCTATATTCTTTAATACGACTCAGGATTCAGGTGGTTTGCCAATTATGTGCGATGTATCTAAGCTCAATACAGGTGATATAATTACTATTGATACCAAGAAAGGTGAAATTAGAAATGAAAAAGGTGAGGTAGTTTCAACATTTGAAATTAAACCACCAACTTTGCGCGATGAGTTTAGAGCAGGTGGAAGGTTAAATCTTATAATAGGCAGGGCTTTGACCGGTAAGGCAAGGAAGTTTCTTGGTCTTCCTGAAACAGATATATTCATAAAGGCGGATAATCCAAAACCAAAACCAAATCAGGGTTATACTTTAGCTCAGAAAATGGTTGGTAAGGCATGTGGAGTTGAAGGTGTATTACCTGGTACTTCATGTGAGCCGGTAATGACAACAGTTGGTTCTCAGGATACCACAGGTCCTATGACTGCAGATGAATTAAAAGAGCTTGCATGTTTGAAATTCCAGGCTGATCTGTTTATGCAATCATTTTGCCATACAGCAGCATATCCAAAACCTGCAGATGTGAAAATGCATAAGACACTACCTCAATTTGTTGTTGAAAGGGAGGGTGTAGCACTTAAACCTGGTGACGGTGTAATCCACTCATGGCTTAACAGGTTATTGCTTCCTGATACAGTTGGAACAGGGGGCGATTCTCATACAAGGTTCCCAATTGGTATATCTTTCCCAGCCGGTTCTGGACTTGTTGCCTTTGCAGGTGCATTAGGTTTTATGCCTCTTGATATGCCTGAATCTGTGTTGGTTAAATTTAAAGGTGAGCTTAATCCAGGAATTACTTTAAGGGATGTGGTAAATGCGATACCTTATTATGCTATTCAGCAGGGTCTTTTGACTGTAGAGAAGAAAGGTAAGAAAAACGTATTTAATGGTCGCATACTTGAGATGGAAGGTTTGCCAAATCTTACAGTTGAGCAGGCATTTGAGCTTACTGATGCTGCTGCTGAAAGATCTGCTGCTGCAGCAACTATCAAGCTTTCGGAAGAAACTGTTGCAAACTATTTAAGAAGCAACATTGCCTTAATGAAGGCTATGATAGAGGATGGATATCAGTATGCTGATACACTAAAAAGAAGGATAGAAAATTGTGAAAAGTGGCTTGAAAAACCTGAGCTTCTTTCACGTGACGAAAATGCAGAATACGCTGCCGTTATAGAGATAGATTTGGCGGATATTAAAGAGCCTATACTTGCTTGTCCAAATGACCCTGATGATGTAAAATTGTTATCTGATGTTGCTGGTACTAAAATAGATGAAATGTTTATCGGCTCTTGCATGACTAATATTGGCCATTTTAGAGCTGCAGGTAAAATTTGGGAAGGAAGTAAAGAAGCTCCTACTAAAATCTGGCTAACACCTCCGACTAAAATGGATCAGGCTCAGCTTATGAGTGAAGGCTACTACTCTATTTACTCTGTTATAGGTGCAAGGACAGAGATTCCTGGATGTTCACTCTGTATGGGTAATCAGGCAAGGGTTCGCTCCAAAGCAAATGTCATATCTACCTCTACAAGGAATTTCGATAACAGGATTGGTGACGGAGCTCAAGTATTTTTGGGTTCAGCTGAGCTTGCTGCCATTGCAGCTTTACTTGGGAAGTTGCCGACAGTTGATGAGTACTTTAAGATATTTAATGAAAAGGTTACTCCTAATAAGGATGAGATCTATAGGTATCTGGAATTTGACAAAATGGAAAAAGTAGTGCTCAAGTATGCTTAA